One Cucumis sativus cultivar 9930 chromosome 1, Cucumber_9930_V3, whole genome shotgun sequence DNA segment encodes these proteins:
- the LOC101212397 gene encoding uncharacterized protein LOC101212397, whose amino-acid sequence MGSKLKFELERFLSENPIVACENVFAEESVQKGVPSMGADSCSGLSLEKLHSNGSLENGPVLINEFQQSSTGQFRTGESNRIGDRSLTSAVEKLSLGGEGTGQTWMNHPNLMDDQFESYMNKQSINSEASTVANPSLRSSNRVSNGYYEIPVPGLSPQLSFSARLVSDVQKKGDAAHLTPFETPNSAMPFTHEVPARNLQFSLPSHHDQMLLNGLSPVHFMHPQQMNHGEIGPNSVKGEQLHSCRMQWQQQYLHDLHNQQLERSNLFESCGNAAFGSLRFQSPKQQRFVEVPFHPCREQSKHEGFCNGAAHCAASGIPNHAFATPFLDTLDAQEKCFKQSSPRKIPTRAHGLIGVDTEKLKYYFSQNGFLCPSCYVRQYGFPSTAKDCICHDNFRVSSMLSSHANRKTEIPPLKCNSLDEATGKIYLMAKDQHGCRFLQRMFSEGTKEDIEMIFGEIIHHVSELMVDPFGNYLIQKLLGVCDEDQRLQILYKINRPGELIRISCNMHGTRAVQKLIETLKTPEQFSLIVSLLKTGIVILMKNVNGNHVAQHCLQYLMPDYIGFLFDAATKSCVEVATDRHGCCVLQKCLAVSDARHRDRLLSEVVRNALVLSQDQYGNYVVQFALELARCPSILPWVTSGIFKRLEGHFSDLSIQKYSSNVVERCVYAGDEYLAKVVDELINDERFSQIMLNPYGNYAVQAVLARSGICKSSVHAKLVAAIRPHVPLLRTNMYGKKVLAVLAKTN is encoded by the exons atgggCAGTAAACTGAAGTTTGAACTTGAGAGATTTCTCAGTGAGAATCCAATAGTCGCTTGTGAAAATGTATTTGCTGAAGAATCTGTTCAAAAAGGAGTACCATCAATGGGTGCAGATTCTTGTAGTGGTTTGTCCTTGGAGAAACTTCACAGTAATGGAAGTTTGGAGAATGGACCGGTCTTGATCAATGAGTTTCAGCAATCAAGTACTGGTCAGTTTCGGACTGGGGAAAGTAACCGGATCGGAGATCGGTCATTGACATCTGCAGTGGAGAAATTAAGTTTGGGTGGGGAGGGGACAGGGCAAACTTGGATGAATCACCCCAATTTAATGGATGACCAATTTGAAAGCTATATGAATAAGCAGTCAATCAACTCTGAAGCATCAACGGTAGCTAATCCCTCTTTGAGGTCTTCAAATCGTGTGAGCAATGGTTACTATGAAATTCCTGTGCCAGGTCTTTCTCCTCAGCTCTCATTTTCAGCAAGACTCGTATCTGATGTCCAAAAGAAGGGGGATGCTGCTCACCTTACACCATTTGAGACTCCTAACTCTGCTATGCCATTCACTCATGAAGTTCCTGCTAGAAATTTGCAATTTTCTTTACCCTCTCATCATGATCAGATGTTGTTGAATGGGCTATCCCCGGTTCATTTTATGCACCCACAACAAATGAATCATGGTGAAATAGGTCCAAATAGTGTAAAAGGAGAGCAGCTCCACAGCTGCAGGATGCAATGGCAGCAGCAATACCTGCATGATCTTCATAATCAGCAACTAGAGCGTTCGAATCTATTTGAATCTTGTGGTAATGCTGCATTTGGGTCGTTGCGGTTTCAGAGTCCTAAGCAGCAACGCTTTGTCGAGGTTCCATTTCATCCCTGTCGTGAGCAGTCTAAACATGAAGGATTCTGCAATGGGGCTGCACATTGTGCAGCTTCAGGGATACCAAATCATGCATTTGCAACACCTTTTCTAGATACATTAGATGCACAGGAAAAATGTTTCAAGCAAAGTTCTCCTAGAAAGATCCCCACAAGGGCTCATGGACTGATCGGAGTTGATACTGAGaaactcaaatattatttcagTCAAAACGGATTTCTTTGTCCAAGTTGTTATGTTAGGCAGTATGGTTTTCCTTCAACAGCCAAAGACTGCATCTGTCATGACAACTTTAGGGTATCTTCTATGCTATCTAGTCATGCAAATCGTAAAACAGAGATTCCACCTCTAAAATGTAACTCTCTCGATGAAGCCACTGGTAAAATATATCTGATGGCTAAAGACCAACATGGTTGTCGCTTCTTACAACGGATGTTCAGTGAGGGTACTAAGGAAGATATTGAGATGATTTTTGGTGAGATCATTCATCATGTTTCTGAGCTCATGGTAGATCCTTTTGGAAACTATTTGATACAGAAGCTCCTTGGAGTTTGTGATGAGGATCAGCGCCTTCAAAttctttacaaaataaatagacCTGGTGAACTAATTCGAATTTCGTGTAATATGCATGG GACTCGTGCTGTTCAAAAGCTCATTGAGACTCTCAAAACCCCAGAGCAGTTTTCCTTGATTGTGTCTTTATTGAAGACTGGTATAGTTATTCtcatgaaaaatgtaaatggTAACCATGTAGCACAGCATTGCCTGCAGTATTTGATGCCTGATTATATTGGG TTTCTTTTTGATGCTGCGACAAAATCTTGTGTTGAGGTTGCAACTGATCGTCATGGTTGTTGCGTGCTTCAAAAATGCCTTGCTGTTTCTGATGCTAGACACCGTGACCGTTTGCTAAGTGAGGTTGTACGTAATGCTTTGGTTCTTTCCCAAGATCAGTACGG GAACTATGTTGTGCAATTTGCCCTCGAGCTTGCACGGTGCCCTTCTATCCTTCCTTGGGTGACATCTGGCATCTTTAAACGGCTAGAGGGCCATTTTTCAGACTTGTCCATCCAGAAATATAGCAGTAATGTTGTTGAAAGATGTGTTTATGCTGGAGATGAATATCTTGCTAAAGTCGTTGATGAGTTGATAAATGACGAACGATTCAGCCAAATTATGTTGAACCCATATGGAAACTATGCAGTTCAAGCAGTGCTGGCTCGTTCTGGGATTTGCAAA AGTTCTGTTCATGCTAAACTTGTGGCTGCGATCAGACCCCACGTCCCTTTGCTTAGGACGAACATGTACGGGAAGAAAGTTCTTGCAGTGCTTgcaaaaacaaactaa
- the LOC101212643 gene encoding pumilio homolog 12 isoform X2, with protein sequence MIYIYIYFIKRIEKEETMENVTLQIHADPEGLSSISVSSYEGSSMRDYHSNGNLMDGNISMSTLQQSSMDHTSTRQNFVPGDQSLTRAFEKLNFGDESKVRAWKSRAILLENHYSDNLSKQLQNIDPSVFAAWSSSNHLTNGVHDSHSTRLGHQNSPSRYIPEQYKKWQTGQLQPFESLSPNAHLTHEVANVSGPNSQFPIASQRQQVLHNGRRCIHPQQLERLLPIQQHENIAGRISSQNRKPQYYEVPIAHHLEQSNHEPTWKPSAFCRGSNQLNSVFSTHYMDTVQGMEKVSFPRKILGRSPGMNTVDAMRFMSMDADKSSNHVNQCRFLRPNSFFRPNNLSTANECMCRDHSSAMYSESPSLKLVPERFNSVDEVRGRIFLMAKDQHGCRFLQRKFMEGTDEDIEKIFKEIIDRVVELMMDAFGNYLVQKLLEVCNDNQRMQILRRITQNHGELVMISCDMHGTRAIQKVIETLKTQEQVHMIVSALKSGIVTLMKNINGNHVAQHCLDYLMPSCRELLFDAARNSCVDLAVDRHGCCVLQKCLSCSDSTDRDNLINEITQNALIISQDQYGNYVVQFILKLNLRWATEAILKQLEGNYGDLSMQKYSSNVVEKCLQFAGGQITKIVLELINDPRFDKIMQDPYGNYAIQTALNNTEGTLHTKLVEAIRPHVPVLRMSPYGKKVLAIVGKSN encoded by the exons atgatatatatatatatatattttataaaaagaattgaaaaggaagaaacaaTGGAAAACGTAACACTCCAAATCCATGCAG ATCCTGAAGGTTTGTCATCAATATCTGTGAGTTCGTATGAAGGATCTTCCATGAGAGATTACCATAGCAACGGGAACTTGATGGATGGAAATATCTCTATGAGTACACTCCAGCAATCATCTATGGATCACACTTCAACTAGGCAAAATTTTGTACCGGGCGATCAGTCATTGACTCGTgcatttgaaaagttaaactttGGTGATGAGTCGAAGGTGCGTGCTTGGAAGTCTCGTGCCATTCTGTTGGAAAACCATTACTCGGACAACTTGAGCAAACAGTTACAGAATATCGATCCGTCAGTGTTTGCTGCTTGGAGTTCTTCAAATCACTTGACTAATGGTGTTCATGATTCCCATTCGACAAGACTTGGCCACCAAAACTCTCCTTCCAGATATATACCTGAACAGTACAAGAAGTGGCAAACTGGTCAACTTCAGCCATTTGAGTCTTTGTCCCCTAATGCACATTTAACCCATGAGGTGGCTAATGTGTCTGGTCCGAATTCACAGTTCCCAATTGCATCTCAAAGGCAGCAAGTTCTCCACAATGGGCGACGTTGCATACATCCACAGCAATTGGAACGTCTGCTTCCAATTCAACAACATGAAAACATTGCAGGTAGGATTTCAAGTCAGAATCGTAAGCCTCAATATTACGAGGTTCCAATTGCTCACCATCTTGAACAGTCTAATCATGAACCAACATGGAAGCCGAGTGCATTTTGTAGGGGTTCAAACCAGTTAAATTCTGTATTTTCAACACACTATATGGACACAGTTCAAGGTATGGAAAAAGTTTCCTTTCCTAGAAAGATCCTTGGTAGAAGTCCTGGAATGAACACTGTTGATGCTATGAGGTTTATGTCTATGGATGCTGATAAATCATCCAATCATGTCAACCAATGTAGATTTCTCCGCCCAAATAGCTTTTTTCGGCCCAACAATTTGTCTACAGCTAATGAATGCATGTGTCGTGATCACTCTTCTGCTATGTACTCAGAATCTCCAAGTCTTAAGTTAGTGCCGGAGAGATTTAATTCTGTTGATGAAGTTCGGGGTAGAATATTTCTCATGGCTAAAGACCAACATGGTTGTCGTTTCTTGCAACGGAAATTTATGGAGGGTACTGATGAAgatattgagaaaattttcaaagaaattattGATCGTGTTGTTGAACTCATGATGGATGCTTTCGGAAATTATTTAGTACAGAAGCTGCTTGAAGTTTGCAATGACAATCAGCGGATGCAAATCCTACGTAGAATTACACAGAACCATGGTGAACTTGTTATGATTTCATGTGACATGCATGG GACTCGTGCTATTCAAAAGGTTATTGAAACCCTTAAAACCCAAGAGCAAGTTCACATGATTGTCTCAGCTTTGAAGTCTGGTATAGTGACTctgatgaaaaatataaatggcAACCATGTGGCACAACATTGCCTTGATTATTTGATGCCTAGTTGCCGTGAG TTACTGTTTGATGCTGCAAGAAATAGTTGTGTTGATCTTGCTGTTGATCGCCACGGTTGTTGTGTACTTCAAAAATGCCTCAGTTGTTCCGACAGCACCGACCGtgataatttaatcaatgagATCACCCAAAATGCTCTGATTATTTCCCAAGATCAATATGG GAACTATGTTGTACAGTTCATCCTCAAGCTTAATCTTCGATGGGCTACAGAAGCTATACTCAAACAGCTAGAGGGTAATTATGGGGACTTGTCCATGCAGAAGTATAGTAGCAACGTTGTTGAAAAATGCCTGCAATTTGCGGGAGgacaaattactaaaattgtGCTTGAATTGATTAACGATCCCCGATTTGATAAAATCATGCAGGACCCATATGGCAATTATGCGATTCAAACTGCTTTGAATAATACTGAG GGTACTCTTCATACTAAATTGGTGGAAGCCATAAGGCCACACGTTCCGGTACTAAGGATGAGTCCATATGGGAAAAAAGTCCTTGCAATAGTTGGAAAATCTAATTAA
- the LOC101212643 gene encoding pumilio homolog 12 isoform X1 — MEEMPNENEFEDIAKYIGNQIPNVASGNADPEGLSSISVSSYEGSSMRDYHSNGNLMDGNISMSTLQQSSMDHTSTRQNFVPGDQSLTRAFEKLNFGDESKVRAWKSRAILLENHYSDNLSKQLQNIDPSVFAAWSSSNHLTNGVHDSHSTRLGHQNSPSRYIPEQYKKWQTGQLQPFESLSPNAHLTHEVANVSGPNSQFPIASQRQQVLHNGRRCIHPQQLERLLPIQQHENIAGRISSQNRKPQYYEVPIAHHLEQSNHEPTWKPSAFCRGSNQLNSVFSTHYMDTVQGMEKVSFPRKILGRSPGMNTVDAMRFMSMDADKSSNHVNQCRFLRPNSFFRPNNLSTANECMCRDHSSAMYSESPSLKLVPERFNSVDEVRGRIFLMAKDQHGCRFLQRKFMEGTDEDIEKIFKEIIDRVVELMMDAFGNYLVQKLLEVCNDNQRMQILRRITQNHGELVMISCDMHGTRAIQKVIETLKTQEQVHMIVSALKSGIVTLMKNINGNHVAQHCLDYLMPSCRELLFDAARNSCVDLAVDRHGCCVLQKCLSCSDSTDRDNLINEITQNALIISQDQYGNYVVQFILKLNLRWATEAILKQLEGNYGDLSMQKYSSNVVEKCLQFAGGQITKIVLELINDPRFDKIMQDPYGNYAIQTALNNTEGTLHTKLVEAIRPHVPVLRMSPYGKKVLAIVGKSN, encoded by the exons ATGGAAGAGATGcctaatgaaaatgaattcgAAGACATTGCGAAATATATTGGCAATCAGATTCCTAATGTTGCATCTGGTAATGCAGATCCTGAAGGTTTGTCATCAATATCTGTGAGTTCGTATGAAGGATCTTCCATGAGAGATTACCATAGCAACGGGAACTTGATGGATGGAAATATCTCTATGAGTACACTCCAGCAATCATCTATGGATCACACTTCAACTAGGCAAAATTTTGTACCGGGCGATCAGTCATTGACTCGTgcatttgaaaagttaaactttGGTGATGAGTCGAAGGTGCGTGCTTGGAAGTCTCGTGCCATTCTGTTGGAAAACCATTACTCGGACAACTTGAGCAAACAGTTACAGAATATCGATCCGTCAGTGTTTGCTGCTTGGAGTTCTTCAAATCACTTGACTAATGGTGTTCATGATTCCCATTCGACAAGACTTGGCCACCAAAACTCTCCTTCCAGATATATACCTGAACAGTACAAGAAGTGGCAAACTGGTCAACTTCAGCCATTTGAGTCTTTGTCCCCTAATGCACATTTAACCCATGAGGTGGCTAATGTGTCTGGTCCGAATTCACAGTTCCCAATTGCATCTCAAAGGCAGCAAGTTCTCCACAATGGGCGACGTTGCATACATCCACAGCAATTGGAACGTCTGCTTCCAATTCAACAACATGAAAACATTGCAGGTAGGATTTCAAGTCAGAATCGTAAGCCTCAATATTACGAGGTTCCAATTGCTCACCATCTTGAACAGTCTAATCATGAACCAACATGGAAGCCGAGTGCATTTTGTAGGGGTTCAAACCAGTTAAATTCTGTATTTTCAACACACTATATGGACACAGTTCAAGGTATGGAAAAAGTTTCCTTTCCTAGAAAGATCCTTGGTAGAAGTCCTGGAATGAACACTGTTGATGCTATGAGGTTTATGTCTATGGATGCTGATAAATCATCCAATCATGTCAACCAATGTAGATTTCTCCGCCCAAATAGCTTTTTTCGGCCCAACAATTTGTCTACAGCTAATGAATGCATGTGTCGTGATCACTCTTCTGCTATGTACTCAGAATCTCCAAGTCTTAAGTTAGTGCCGGAGAGATTTAATTCTGTTGATGAAGTTCGGGGTAGAATATTTCTCATGGCTAAAGACCAACATGGTTGTCGTTTCTTGCAACGGAAATTTATGGAGGGTACTGATGAAgatattgagaaaattttcaaagaaattattGATCGTGTTGTTGAACTCATGATGGATGCTTTCGGAAATTATTTAGTACAGAAGCTGCTTGAAGTTTGCAATGACAATCAGCGGATGCAAATCCTACGTAGAATTACACAGAACCATGGTGAACTTGTTATGATTTCATGTGACATGCATGG GACTCGTGCTATTCAAAAGGTTATTGAAACCCTTAAAACCCAAGAGCAAGTTCACATGATTGTCTCAGCTTTGAAGTCTGGTATAGTGACTctgatgaaaaatataaatggcAACCATGTGGCACAACATTGCCTTGATTATTTGATGCCTAGTTGCCGTGAG TTACTGTTTGATGCTGCAAGAAATAGTTGTGTTGATCTTGCTGTTGATCGCCACGGTTGTTGTGTACTTCAAAAATGCCTCAGTTGTTCCGACAGCACCGACCGtgataatttaatcaatgagATCACCCAAAATGCTCTGATTATTTCCCAAGATCAATATGG GAACTATGTTGTACAGTTCATCCTCAAGCTTAATCTTCGATGGGCTACAGAAGCTATACTCAAACAGCTAGAGGGTAATTATGGGGACTTGTCCATGCAGAAGTATAGTAGCAACGTTGTTGAAAAATGCCTGCAATTTGCGGGAGgacaaattactaaaattgtGCTTGAATTGATTAACGATCCCCGATTTGATAAAATCATGCAGGACCCATATGGCAATTATGCGATTCAAACTGCTTTGAATAATACTGAG GGTACTCTTCATACTAAATTGGTGGAAGCCATAAGGCCACACGTTCCGGTACTAAGGATGAGTCCATATGGGAAAAAAGTCCTTGCAATAGTTGGAAAATCTAATTAA